The Triticum aestivum cultivar Chinese Spring chromosome 3A, IWGSC CS RefSeq v2.1, whole genome shotgun sequence genome includes a region encoding these proteins:
- the LOC123059939 gene encoding chitinase CLP: MWQSKPVLVLLLLAVSTAATVGKPLLTKVTKGVTSTALYTAPLSAGRPLVLDLSAPAITTPCSGQTTTVTLSANSTDGSNPISPVSFAATATCAAAPSGAVGVAGLARSSASFPAQVASTQKVANSFALCLPSSGVGAAIFGGGPFFLAPPADRPAITTLLSDGVPLRQPFSGNPGYFVSATNGIAIDGTRVAVSGSGALIVGLSTTIPYAQLRSDVYRPFITAFDRAMGSSAKVAAVAPFELCYDSSKLSPTLSGYSVPQVDVMLEGGTNFTVVGGNSMAQVNSGTACFAFVQAGGGTGGATPAVVIGGFQMENKLVVLDNDKQTLSFTPYLPARGFSCSNFNFTRAG, from the coding sequence ATGTGGCAGTCCAAGCCAGTCCTGGTCCTCCTCCTGCTCGCCGTCTCCACGGCGGCGACCGTCGGCAAGCCGCTGCTCACGAAGGTCACCAAGGGCGTAACGTCCACCGCGCTCTACACGGCGCCGCTCAGCGCCGGCCGCCCGCTGGTCCTCGACCTCTCCGCTCCGGCCATCACGACGCCGTGCAGCGGCCAGACGACGACCGTGACACTCTCCGCCAACTCTACCGACGGCAGCAACCCGATATCCCCGGTCTCCTTCGCTGCCACCGCGACATGCGCGGCGGCCCCGTCCGGCGCCGTCGGCGTGGCGGGGCTCGCACGCTCCAGCGCATCGTTCCCGGCCCAGGTAGCGAGCACGCAGAAGGTGGCCAACTCGTTCGCGCTCTGCCTCCCGAGCAGCGGCGTGGGCGCGGCCATCTTCGGCGGCGGTCCATTCTTCCTAGCTCCCCCGGCGGACCGGCCGGCCATCACGACGCTCCTCTCCGACGGGGTCCCGCTCCGCCAGCCCTTTTCCGGGAACCCCGGCTACTTCGTCTCAGCCACCAACGGCATCGCCATCGACGGGACGCGCGTGGCCGTCTCCGGCTCCGGCGCGCTCATCGTCGGCCTCTCCACCACGATCCCCTACGCGCAACTCCGCAGCGACGTGTACCGCCCCTTCATCACGGCCTTCGACCGCGCCATGGGCTCGAGCGCGAAGGTGGCGGCCGTGGCGCCGTTCGAGCTGTGCTACGACTCGTCCAAGCTGTCGCCGACGCTGTCGGGCTACTCCGTCCCGCAGGTGGACGTGATGCTGGAGGGCGGGACGAACTTCACGGTGGTGGGCGGCAACTCCATGGCGCAGGTGAACAGCGGCACGGCGTGCTTCGCGTTCGTGCAGGCCGGAGGCGGCACTGGGGGCGCGACGCCGGCGGTGGTGATCGGGGGGTTCCAGATGGAGAACAAGCTGGTGGTGCTCGACAACGACAAGCAGACGCTCAGCTTCACCCCGTACCTCCCAGCCAGGGGGTTCTCCTGCAGCAACTTCAACTTCACCAGGGCGGGCTAG